In one window of Tachypleus tridentatus isolate NWPU-2018 chromosome 2, ASM421037v1, whole genome shotgun sequence DNA:
- the LOC143235980 gene encoding 5-hydroxytryptamine receptor 1B-like, giving the protein MSHNVQIQEPDLRLWDTAAAHILVNQTATGLSTGHDLMMTKESSVHSLLGLSFKDVRQELQTAILFLIFIGSVMINSMVFLLFYKKPTLRTFSNRFVLNLSLTHLLQAVIVMPYIFVSGIFGEWPFGHVWCQISGFVFLWFSMETVFSLVLIAVDRNCAVNSPLHYSITITKKKTGVFISGTWFLAFVMCLPPFFGITSIRYRESWHACAPVWTNNDPCIIAYSILIVIAGFVVPLVKLNWSYCSMFMAAKSSSARTRRHIVGPSLTEVQVNDSQKSTYAVHLLKKKPYRRSSSSISQFSIFGGEWKAVKTGSLVIFSFVLCWLPLFLVIGIEPYMEKENWMPVYCPSVVILLSLSASIINPYLYVFRNRTTFAYAKQLFHCGTPNKDVINFKSRPIKHHVLCSVDKPTLYSKWAYKNHQTAGSKTLPAFAQEDYNVNERIICDYGTRNDAHLILNIEEKNVCHPELMTPPQYRCQQRPLTSSYYELSPASHENVFTFHIKPRSHLGSSSSETTYVGGTSIDSMEDNVSLCTTRKFSRRSTCAAVVMNNAFKVKHFTKPIMTRTRSLEESEVELMNISSMAPRFNHQRRKSLPQRRSFNYLSSESTLTSTLSTDSQNSSISGLPFFIFKIEEGRQLDVGVASQKTLNDTHLYKNVITRYSPKQTKVQTNYVET; this is encoded by the coding sequence ATGAGCCACAACGTGCAAATTCAAGAACCCGACCTTCGTCTTTGGGACACTGCTGCAGCCCATATCCTAGTAAACCAGACAGCTACTGGCTTGAGCACCGGCCATGACCTCATGATGACCAAGGAGAGCAGCGTACATTCCTTATTAGGTCTTTCCTTCAAGGATGTGAGGCAAGAACTTCAAACTGCGATTCTGTTTCTGATATTTATTGGAAGCGTCATGATTAACAGTATGGTTTTCCTCTTGTTCTATAAAAAACCCACTCTTCGGACATTTTCCAATCGTTTTGTTCTCAATCTATCCTTGACTCATCTACTTCAAGCAGTAATAGTGATGCCTTACATTTTCGTTTCGGGCATATTTGGCGAGTGGCCGTTTGGACACGTGTGGTGTCAGATCAGTGGGTTTGTATTTTTATGGTTCAGTATGGAAACCGTGTTTTCTTTAGTACTTATCGCTGTAGATAGAAACTGCGCAGTGAACAGTCCACTTCACTATTCCATCACCATAACGAAGAAAAAAACTGGTGTTTTTATATCAGGAACATGGTTCCTAGCTTTTGTAATGTGCCTGCCCCCGTTTTTCGGAATCACGTCGATTCGCTATCGTGAATCGTGGCACGCCTGTGCACCTGTTTGGACCAATAATGATCCCTGCATCATTGCGTACTCCATTTTGATAGTAATAGCCGGTTTCGTTGTACCACTGGTGAAGCTGAATTGGAGTTACTGTTCAATGTTCATGGCTGCCAAAAGCAGTAGTGCTAGAACCCGGAGACACATAGTTGGCCCCAGCTTGACAGAGGTCCAAGTCAATGATTCCCAGAAATCGACTTACGCTGTCCATCTCTTGAAGAAAAAGCCTTACCGTAGAAGCAGCTCTTCCATCAGTCAGTTTTCAATTTTTGGAGGAGAATGGAAAGCTGTTAAAACAGGGTCCTTGGTCATTTTTTCCTTCGTTTTGTGTTGGTTACCACTATTTCTAGTCATTGGAATTGAACCCTATATGGAGAAAGAAAACTGGATGCCAGTGTACTGTCCATCAGTGGTCATTCTTCTTTCACTGAGTGCGTCCATAATTAATCCCTACCTGTACGTATTTCGCAACAGGACAACATTTGCGTATGCCAAGCAGTTGTTCCACTGTGGCACCCCtaataaagatgtaataaattttaagtCAAGGCCCATTAAACATCACGTGCTGTGTTCTGTTGACAAACCCACTCTCTATTCGAAATGGGCATACAAAAACCACCAAACGGCGGGGAGTAAAACCCTGCCAGCTTTCGCTCAAGAAGACTACAACGTTAATGAAAGAATTATTTGCGACTATGGAACCCGAAACGATGCTCATTTAATCTTGAATATCGAGGAAAAAAACGTATGCCATCCAGAACTTATGACCCCTCCCCAATACCGGTGCCAACAGCGACCTCTTACGAGTAGTTACTACGAGCTTTCGCCAGCATCACACGAAAACGTCTTTACATTCCACATCAAACCTCGCTCACATCTGGGATCTAGTAGCAGTGAGACTACTTACGTAGGAGGGACTTCCATTGACAGCATGGAAGATAATGTGAGTCTGTGCACCACACGAAAGTTCTCGAGGAGAAGCACGTGCGCAGCAGTCGTCATGAATAATGCATTTAAAGTCAAACATTTTACCAAGCCAATAATGACTCGTACGCGCTCCTTAGAAGAAAGTGAAGTCGAATTAATGAATATTTCTTCAATGGCTCCTAGATTCAACCACCAGAGGCGAAAATCTCTTCCTCAGCGACGTTCGTTCAATTACTTGTCCAGTGAAAGTACTCTCACATCGACGCTCTCGACAGACTCTCAAAATTCCAGCATCTCTGGCCTTCCATTCTTCATTTTCAAAATTGAAGAAGGAAGACAACTTGACGTTGGTGTCGCCTCTCAAAAGACCCTAAACGATACTCATTTGTATAAAAATGTCATTACACGCTACTcgccaaaacaaacaaaagtacaaactaacTATGTGGAGACATGA